From a single Oceanobacillus kimchii X50 genomic region:
- the tlp gene encoding small acid-soluble spore protein Tlp — MTHPKPDDRSDNVEKIQNTIDHTLENLNESKDYINAHSEELSSKEKEELLSKNERRKESVDGLRSEIKDEADSQ, encoded by the coding sequence ATGACTCATCCGAAACCAGATGATAGATCTGATAACGTTGAAAAGATTCAGAATACCATCGACCACACTTTAGAAAATCTTAATGAATCAAAAGATTACATTAATGCTCACTCAGAGGAACTAAGCAGTAAAGAAAAAGAAGAATTATTGAGTAAAAATGAAAGAAGAAAAGAAAGTGTAGATGGATTACGTTCAGAAATAAAAGATGAAGCTGATTCACAATAA
- a CDS encoding YitT family protein: protein MKNYLFLIIGTFFFAVSVAIFAMPNSLAEGGVPGLALLMYHGIGISPALTTFIINAATLLIGYRYLPKDMIVKSIVTIPLFSIFIYILEDSVSGIPDPLLAALFTGVFTGIGFGLIFRSGSTTGGTSTIARMLNYKFGWELTGTNFVLDAAIVISGVFVIGPLYTMYTILALFIGKRVTDYVLEGFESKKVVHIFSQKTEEVEKAIQTNLGAHTTVLTAKKNDDGIEENLIYVAIPKQRLFYLKKLVQSIDETAFTVVHTVKDVTGGSFAEAHHPGQKTFRDNKIEQRYYKNQADEENM, encoded by the coding sequence ATGAAGAATTATTTGTTTTTGATTATAGGTACATTTTTCTTTGCGGTTTCCGTAGCAATTTTTGCAATGCCAAATTCCCTTGCTGAAGGTGGTGTTCCAGGTCTTGCATTGCTTATGTATCATGGAATAGGAATATCTCCCGCTCTTACTACCTTCATTATAAATGCAGCAACACTTCTTATAGGGTATCGTTACTTACCTAAAGATATGATTGTGAAATCAATCGTAACCATCCCACTCTTTTCTATTTTTATATACATTTTAGAAGACTCCGTTTCAGGAATACCAGATCCACTATTGGCAGCGTTATTTACTGGGGTGTTTACCGGGATTGGTTTTGGATTAATTTTCCGGTCAGGAAGTACCACTGGAGGAACATCGACCATTGCGCGAATGTTAAATTACAAGTTTGGCTGGGAATTAACCGGTACGAACTTTGTACTCGATGCAGCTATAGTTATTTCTGGTGTTTTTGTAATTGGACCTTTATATACGATGTATACAATACTTGCATTATTCATAGGAAAAAGAGTAACAGACTATGTATTAGAAGGTTTTGAATCAAAGAAAGTAGTTCATATTTTCTCTCAAAAAACTGAAGAAGTCGAAAAAGCCATTCAAACTAACCTTGGTGCCCATACAACTGTATTAACGGCCAAAAAGAATGATGATGGTATCGAAGAAAATTTAATTTATGTAGCTATCCCCAAACAACGTCTATTTTACTTAAAGAAGCTCGTTCAAAGTATTGATGAGACGGCATTTACCGTAGTGCACACAGTAAAAGACGTTACTGGCGGAAGTTTCGCAGAAGCTCATCACCCTGGACAGAAAACGTTCCGAGACAATAAAATAGAACAACGATATTATAAAAACCAAGCTGATGAAGAGAATATGTAA